A window of Maioricimonas rarisocia genomic DNA:
GGTGTGTCAAGCTTCGCTGCACGGCTCGGCGGAAACACTGGACGTGCGGCTGACGTGATGCAACGATCACTGCGTCGTCTTGCTACTTCAGAAAACGCACGCAGATGCAGTGCGGCACCTTGATGCTGTTGCCGGTCGGCGACAGTTCTCCAGTCTTGAGATCGACCTTCAGCACCGCGACATCATCGCTGCTCTGGTTGGCCGCGATAACGTAGCGACCGTCGGGGGTGATGCCGAAGTTCCGCGGCGTATTGCCGCCGCTGCTTGTCCGGCCGATCTCCGTCAGCATGCCCGTGGACTCGTCGATTGCGAACGCGGCGATGCTGTCGTGACCACGGTTCGAGCAGTAGACGAACCTGCCGGTCGGGTGCACCAGGATCTCGGCCGTCGAGTTGTTGCCGGTGAAGTCCTCCGGCAGCGTCGAGATCGTCTGCTTCGCCTCGGTCACACCTGTCGACGGATCGAGGTCGAACATGGTGACCGACGAAGCCATCTCGTTGTTGACGTACATCCACCGGCCGTCGGGGCTGAACGCGACGTGCCGGGGGCCGCCGCCGGGAGGCGTGGTGGCAACCGGCGGATCGTTGGGTGTCATGCTCCGGCCGTCGTCGGCGACGCGGTAGATCCGCACCCTGTCCTGCCCCAGGTCGGGGACCATGACGAGCTGGCCGCCCGGGGCCGTCCGTGCCGAGTGGGGATGCGGACCTTCCTGCCGCTTCTCGTTCACGCCGCTGCCGCCGCTGTGCTGGAAGAAGCTGCTGCGCGGCAGGAGCGAGCCATCGTCGGCGAGCGGCATCAATCCGCAGCTGCCGCCGGTGTAGTTGGCGTAGACGACGTAGCGATCTTTGGGGCCGACGGAGACGTGACAGGGATTGACGCCGCCGGTCTCCTGCCGGTTCAGCTCGGTAAGCGTTCCCGTATCGCGGTCGATGGCCCAGGCGACGATCCAGTTCCCCTCTTTGCTGTTTGCGACCGAGTACAGAAACCGCCCGTTGTGGCTGATGGCGAGGAAGCCGGGGTTGTCGGCTTCGGCGGCGAGCTGCGGCGAAGAGAGTGTGCCGGTTGCCAGGTCGAGTGTGCCGGTGTAGATCCCCTGGCTGCCGGACTGGTTCTTGGTGCCGTAATAAACGCGCAATGTCCCGTCCTCCGCTGCGTAGAGATTCGTTGCCGCAAGCAGTGCGGCGACTGCCACGAGGAATACCCGGCGTATCATGGTTCGACTTCTCCCCGGCTGCGGTGTGTCATCAGGAACGGCGAATCTTGGTGGCGACCTGTCCGCGTGTCCGTCT
This region includes:
- a CDS encoding lactonase family protein, with amino-acid sequence MIRRVFLVAVAALLAATNLYAAEDGTLRVYYGTKNQSGSQGIYTGTLDLATGTLSSPQLAAEADNPGFLAISHNGRFLYSVANSKEGNWIVAWAIDRDTGTLTELNRQETGGVNPCHVSVGPKDRYVVYANYTGGSCGLMPLADDGSLLPRSSFFQHSGGSGVNEKRQEGPHPHSARTAPGGQLVMVPDLGQDRVRIYRVADDGRSMTPNDPPVATTPPGGGPRHVAFSPDGRWMYVNNEMASSVTMFDLDPSTGVTEAKQTISTLPEDFTGNNSTAEILVHPTGRFVYCSNRGHDSIAAFAIDESTGMLTEIGRTSSGGNTPRNFGITPDGRYVIAANQSSDDVAVLKVDLKTGELSPTGNSIKVPHCICVRFLK